The bacterium genome has a segment encoding these proteins:
- a CDS encoding O-antigen ligase family protein: MAPLLLGVLVMAGVLGGVIFGLPGLIRLAEYLLAGQEKVYVLLPLMAALAMSIYVFFLAARDQRHRLFTVFILSFPLISTLHRRVELNVFGMHIYIETVLVLLLTVYLWHHRRLAAHRLTALLSCMLVLLVGALLSLVVNQVTHPSTIWYLVQENLLPFALFLMACAAVRHRLDMDRFLRALMLSLALFAVLSLTWVFVLDQTIGLDVGEVLSAQTRISGGVRRFLVGAGFVNSEVGNRVFMLLVPVAVVMIRGRALQRANLLPYAIILVSTYFIIATEHRAALLGGIIVLLLFIVFGRTRNIKAWMKLAVLGLVLFFLHDKVLDYLNRRILLDESFMMDGSAQKRLVMWSFALNLVRDHPWLGIGPLQYLPAAMNTRAQAITPHNYYVTILTEQGLVGILAYLGVVGTIFARGLLNVRRLGEPYLKRLNFGILTGLFYYQFVLFFGGGRLTHNNAIYIHGMFWLVAALLWMLPRFEEDAWRMRAAATAPSGVRPAAGSGRPAPPVPALPDGCGPDQDRAAGSRPRRGADAPWPPPQGRPAPPTPSSPPLRG; encoded by the coding sequence ATGGCACCCCTTCTGCTCGGCGTTCTCGTCATGGCCGGCGTCCTCGGTGGCGTCATCTTCGGACTCCCCGGCCTGATCCGCCTGGCGGAGTATCTTCTGGCCGGACAGGAGAAGGTCTACGTGCTGCTTCCGCTGATGGCCGCGCTGGCCATGTCGATCTACGTCTTCTTCCTCGCCGCGCGCGACCAGCGCCACCGGCTCTTCACCGTCTTCATCCTGTCCTTCCCCCTCATCAGCACACTCCACCGCCGGGTCGAGCTCAACGTGTTCGGCATGCACATCTACATCGAGACGGTGCTCGTCCTGCTGCTGACCGTCTATCTCTGGCATCACCGCCGCCTGGCGGCCCACCGGCTGACGGCGCTGCTCAGCTGCATGCTTGTCCTGCTGGTGGGGGCGCTGCTCTCGCTGGTGGTCAACCAGGTCACGCACCCGTCCACCATCTGGTACCTGGTCCAGGAGAACCTGCTTCCCTTCGCCCTCTTCCTCATGGCTTGCGCGGCGGTGCGCCACCGGCTGGACATGGATCGCTTTCTGCGTGCGCTCATGCTGTCCCTGGCGCTCTTCGCCGTCCTGTCCCTGACCTGGGTCTTCGTGCTGGACCAGACCATCGGGCTGGATGTGGGCGAGGTGCTGTCCGCCCAGACCCGCATCAGCGGCGGCGTGCGCCGCTTCCTGGTGGGGGCCGGCTTCGTCAATTCGGAGGTGGGGAACCGCGTCTTCATGCTGCTGGTGCCGGTGGCGGTGGTCATGATCCGCGGCCGGGCCCTGCAGAGGGCCAACCTGCTGCCCTATGCCATCATCCTCGTCTCCACCTATTTCATCATCGCCACCGAGCATCGGGCGGCCCTGCTGGGGGGCATCATCGTCCTCCTCCTCTTCATCGTGTTCGGCCGGACCCGCAACATCAAGGCCTGGATGAAGCTCGCCGTGCTCGGCCTGGTCCTCTTCTTCCTGCACGACAAGGTGCTGGACTACCTGAACCGCCGCATCCTGCTGGACGAGTCCTTCATGATGGACGGCTCCGCCCAGAAACGGCTGGTGATGTGGAGTTTCGCCCTGAACCTGGTGCGCGATCATCCCTGGCTGGGCATCGGACCGCTCCAGTACCTTCCGGCCGCCATGAATACGCGCGCCCAGGCCATCACGCCGCACAACTACTACGTGACGATCCTGACGGAGCAGGGCCTGGTGGGGATCCTGGCCTACCTGGGCGTGGTGGGCACCATCTTCGCGCGCGGCCTGCTCAATGTGCGACGCCTGGGCGAACCCTACTTGAAGCGCCTCAACTTCGGCATCCTGACCGGGCTCTTCTACTACCAGTTCGTGCTCTTTTTCGGCGGGGGCCGACTCACCCACAACAACGCCATATACATCCACGGCATGTTCTGGCTGGTGGCGGCCCTGTTGTGGATGCTGCCCCGCTTCGAGGAGGATGCCTGGCGCATGCGGGCGGCGGCTACAGCTCCCTCAGGCGTGCGGCCAGCCGCCGGATCGGGCCGCCCCGCCCCACCTGTTCCAGCGCTTCCTGACGGATGTGGGCCGGATCAAGACCGCGCAGCCGGCTCCAGGCCCCGGCGGGGAGCAGATGCTCCGTGGCCACCACCCCAAGGCCGGCCCGCGCCACCCACTCCGAGTAGTCCCCCACTGCGGGGCTGA
- a CDS encoding MraY family glycosyltransferase gives MTYLLVGVFALSIMILLMPLLQRLALHIGAVDQPDGRKVHTVPIPRIGGVLIVFAFLLTSLVFIPFTPAVRAILAGSLIISAVGLTDDLIGLSPWTKFGLQWVTAAVFLAIARPVINLPLVGGDPWLSWPVAGLFMVFLINAVNLQDGLDGLAGGLVVIGGLCLGMYLIHGDEWRTVAVLIALIASVVGFLRVNTWPATIFMGDAGSYLLGFVLAAVFLVNQEGGRLPPWTALCFFAIPMLDTLQVFIRRLSAGRSPFLADRKHLHHLLIGLGLRQDSVVYLEYMLASLVGLFPILALSPLKLRWMGLGLILALIGIFLIRRWQEHRRPSSESVRVASGGVQAGPHALLPRVTGLALVLLFGLELFMVRGVDLKYGVLPATLALGYAFWSWMRLRSSGQSRLSITVALIVATHFFILHQSGFGIHDLDQPVARAWLGLGLALTVYSGLCFIAWFRRIVLVTNPIEYFLVFGAILLFYLPVQLKATFSTDLLGVEMLAFFFVYRVWASLAPLEENRVHALAVASLAVVTVAGLLR, from the coding sequence GTGACCTATCTCCTCGTCGGCGTGTTCGCCCTCAGCATCATGATCCTGCTCATGCCGCTGCTGCAGCGTCTCGCCCTCCACATCGGAGCCGTCGACCAGCCGGACGGGCGCAAGGTCCACACCGTGCCCATTCCGCGCATCGGGGGCGTGCTCATCGTCTTCGCCTTTCTCTTGACCTCGTTGGTCTTCATTCCCTTCACCCCCGCCGTGCGGGCCATCCTGGCCGGATCCCTCATCATCTCCGCCGTGGGCCTGACCGATGACCTCATCGGCCTCTCCCCTTGGACCAAGTTCGGCCTGCAGTGGGTCACGGCGGCGGTCTTCCTGGCCATCGCCCGTCCCGTCATCAACCTGCCGCTGGTCGGCGGCGACCCCTGGCTCAGCTGGCCGGTCGCCGGCCTCTTCATGGTCTTCCTCATCAACGCCGTCAACCTGCAGGACGGCCTGGACGGCCTGGCTGGCGGGCTGGTCGTCATTGGCGGGCTCTGCCTGGGCATGTACCTGATCCACGGGGACGAATGGCGGACGGTGGCCGTGCTCATCGCGCTGATCGCCAGCGTCGTGGGCTTCCTCCGCGTCAACACCTGGCCAGCCACGATCTTCATGGGGGACGCCGGCTCCTACCTGCTCGGCTTCGTGCTGGCCGCCGTCTTCCTTGTCAATCAAGAGGGCGGCCGCCTGCCTCCCTGGACGGCCCTCTGCTTTTTCGCCATCCCCATGCTGGACACGCTGCAGGTCTTCATCCGGCGCCTGAGTGCCGGACGCTCCCCCTTCCTGGCCGACCGCAAGCACCTGCATCACCTTCTGATCGGTCTGGGCCTGCGCCAGGACAGCGTGGTCTACCTGGAGTACATGCTGGCCAGCCTCGTGGGGCTTTTTCCCATCCTGGCCCTGAGTCCCTTGAAGCTTCGATGGATGGGGCTGGGCCTGATCCTGGCGCTGATCGGCATCTTTTTGATCAGGCGGTGGCAGGAGCACCGTCGGCCTTCTTCCGAATCCGTCCGGGTGGCATCCGGCGGGGTCCAAGCGGGCCCTCACGCCCTACTGCCGCGCGTCACGGGGCTGGCCCTCGTCCTCCTCTTCGGGCTTGAGCTGTTCATGGTAAGGGGCGTCGACCTGAAGTACGGCGTGCTGCCTGCCACGCTGGCCTTGGGCTACGCCTTCTGGTCGTGGATGCGCCTGCGCAGTTCCGGGCAGTCCCGTCTTTCCATCACGGTGGCCCTGATCGTGGCCACCCACTTCTTCATCCTGCACCAGAGCGGTTTCGGCATCCATGACCTGGACCAGCCGGTGGCCCGCGCCTGGCTGGGGCTGGGGCTGGCGCTGACTGTCTACAGCGGCCTCTGTTTCATCGCCTGGTTCCGGCGCATCGTCCTCGTCACCAACCCCATCGAGTACTTCCTCGTGTTCGGGGCGATCCTGCTCTTCTATCTGCCTGTGCAGTTGAAGGCGACCTTTTCGACGGACCTGCTGGGCGTGGAGATGCTGGCCTTCTTCTTCGTCTACCGCGTCTGGGCCAGCCTGGCGCCGCTGGAGGAGAACCGCGTCCATGCCTTGGCCGTCGCCTCCCTGGCCGTGGTCACGGTGGCGGGTTTGTTGCGATGA
- a CDS encoding NAD(P)/FAD-dependent oxidoreductase: MDVDVIIVGAGVVGLAVAAELAPWAELLLLEREEGYGRGVSSRNSEVVHAGIYYEPGSLKARLCLEGRRRIEEWAAQGHFGYRKTGKFIVATRREELSRLDDLLEQGRLNGVTSLRRAGVEELAAAEPAVRALAALWSPETAILDSHGLMRHLWERARAAGAQLACRSRVAALRPVAGGWELEVEEGEGALAPCREEEAPPVLPRALPRRGPRLTISARAVVNAAGLEADQVAALAGIDVEGEGLRQYWSRGEYFTPRGGACPPLRHLIYPLPPADGEGHLGIHVTLDLGGALRFGPSATWPCPPHSRREDFAQDEALAADFAAGVSRFLPGLAAADLRPAGVGLRPRRKPAGDFYIREEGRRGLAGLVNLIGVESPGLTSAPAIARLVGEHLAGVQRV; the protein is encoded by the coding sequence ATGGATGTTGACGTCATCATCGTGGGCGCCGGCGTGGTCGGACTCGCCGTCGCCGCTGAATTGGCGCCCTGGGCCGAACTGCTTCTTCTCGAACGCGAGGAGGGCTATGGACGGGGCGTGTCCAGCCGCAACTCCGAGGTGGTCCACGCCGGAATCTACTACGAACCCGGCAGTCTGAAGGCGCGCCTCTGTCTGGAGGGTCGGCGCCGCATCGAGGAATGGGCCGCCCAGGGCCATTTCGGCTACCGGAAAACGGGCAAGTTCATCGTCGCCACCCGGCGGGAGGAACTTTCGCGCCTGGACGACCTGCTGGAGCAAGGCCGACTCAATGGCGTGACAAGCCTGCGCCGCGCCGGCGTGGAGGAGTTGGCCGCGGCCGAGCCGGCCGTGCGCGCCCTGGCGGCGCTGTGGAGTCCGGAGACGGCCATCCTGGACAGCCACGGGTTGATGCGCCACCTCTGGGAACGGGCCCGGGCGGCTGGCGCCCAGCTGGCGTGCCGCTCCCGCGTCGCCGCCCTGCGGCCGGTGGCGGGCGGATGGGAGCTGGAGGTGGAGGAGGGGGAGGGAGCGTTGGCGCCGTGCCGGGAGGAAGAGGCGCCGCCCGTCCTGCCGCGGGCATTGCCCCGCCGGGGTCCCCGCCTGACCATCAGCGCCCGGGCCGTGGTCAACGCGGCGGGCCTGGAGGCGGACCAGGTGGCGGCCCTGGCCGGCATCGATGTGGAGGGGGAGGGGCTGCGCCAATACTGGAGCCGGGGCGAGTACTTCACGCCCCGCGGCGGCGCCTGCCCTCCGCTGCGCCACCTGATCTACCCGCTGCCACCCGCCGACGGCGAGGGCCACCTGGGCATCCACGTCACGCTGGATCTGGGCGGCGCCCTGCGCTTCGGTCCCTCGGCCACCTGGCCCTGCCCGCCACACAGCCGCCGGGAGGACTTCGCGCAGGACGAGGCCCTGGCCGCGGACTTCGCCGCCGGCGTGTCCCGCTTTTTGCCCGGATTGGCCGCCGCCGACCTGCGGCCGGCGGGAGTGGGCCTGCGCCCGCGCCGGAAGCCGGCCGGCGACTTCTACATCCGCGAGGAGGGTCGACGGGGACTGGCCGGCCTTGTTAACTTGATCGGCGTCGAATCGCCGGGCCTGACCAGCGCCCCGGCCATCGCCCGGCTGGTGGGAGAGCACCTGGCCGGCGTGCAGCGCGTGTGA
- a CDS encoding uracil-DNA glycosylase family protein — protein sequence MTRREGSTPAAGEGAALEELCREAAACRLCAEVPEPRPVFQVGITARLLIVGQAPGRRVHQCGIPWHDPSGDLLRHWLDLDRAAFYDASRVAIVPAGLCWPGTIPGRGDRPPPPRCAALWQPRFAAALPRLELVLAVGAAAQRHWLPGATRVDETVRGGERLAEVQDRRLAVLPLPHPSPRNRRWLALRPWFEAEVLPHLRRRVQRLLAS from the coding sequence ATGACCAGGAGGGAAGGCAGCACGCCCGCCGCGGGAGAGGGCGCCGCGCTGGAAGAGCTGTGCCGGGAGGCCGCCGCCTGCCGGCTCTGCGCGGAAGTGCCGGAGCCGCGACCGGTCTTCCAGGTCGGGATCACGGCCCGCCTGCTCATCGTGGGACAGGCCCCCGGCCGCCGCGTCCACCAGTGCGGCATCCCCTGGCACGATCCCTCCGGCGATCTCCTGCGCCACTGGCTGGACCTGGATCGCGCCGCCTTCTACGACGCCTCCCGGGTGGCCATCGTGCCGGCCGGGCTCTGCTGGCCGGGCACGATTCCAGGGCGGGGGGACCGACCCCCGCCGCCCCGCTGCGCCGCGCTCTGGCAGCCGCGTTTCGCCGCCGCCCTGCCGAGGCTGGAGCTGGTGCTGGCCGTGGGGGCGGCCGCCCAGCGTCACTGGTTGCCCGGCGCCACGAGGGTGGATGAGACGGTGCGGGGAGGCGAGCGTCTCGCGGAGGTCCAGGACCGGCGCCTGGCCGTGCTGCCCCTGCCCCACCCCTCGCCCCGCAACCGCCGCTGGCTGGCGCTGCGTCCCTGGTTCGAGGCGGAGGTGCTGCCCCACCTGCGCCGCCGCGTCCAGCGGCTGTTGGCGTCATGA
- a CDS encoding TetR/AcrR family transcriptional regulator, which translates to MRQKTGDKHGAILKAAVQVFADQGFAEAKVARIARVAGVATGSVYNYFDSKEDLLHSIFRDMWTRILEDLAELAGQTEVPSDQRLERMVDTVFDRFSDDANLARVFVNEQSFWMHRWEGELEQLYGRFMELLGRTLQDAGLRSQMDPTIQRYLVFGAVRQLIHQWVDPKCAFTREQAHAQILLLLHSLTGQD; encoded by the coding sequence ATGCGTCAGAAGACAGGTGACAAGCACGGCGCCATCCTGAAAGCCGCCGTCCAGGTTTTTGCCGACCAGGGCTTCGCCGAGGCGAAGGTGGCCCGCATCGCCCGCGTGGCCGGAGTGGCCACGGGCAGCGTCTACAACTACTTCGACAGCAAGGAGGACCTCCTCCACTCCATCTTCCGCGACATGTGGACCCGCATCCTGGAGGATCTGGCCGAGCTGGCCGGGCAGACGGAAGTGCCGTCCGACCAGCGGCTGGAGCGCATGGTGGACACGGTTTTCGACCGCTTCAGCGACGACGCCAACCTGGCGCGCGTCTTCGTCAACGAGCAAAGCTTCTGGATGCATCGCTGGGAGGGGGAGCTGGAGCAGCTCTACGGCCGCTTCATGGAGCTGCTGGGGCGCACCCTGCAGGATGCCGGCTTGCGGTCGCAGATGGATCCGACCATCCAGCGCTACCTGGTCTTCGGCGCCGTGCGCCAGCTCATCCACCAGTGGGTGGACCCCAAGTGCGCCTTCACCCGGGAGCAGGCCCATGCGCAAATCCTGCTGCTCCTGCACTCCTTGACCGGCCAGGACTGA
- the trpS gene encoding tryptophan--tRNA ligase, with amino-acid sequence MDPSTPAPTPPRLPVILSGIQPSGRLMIGNYLGAMRNWVRLQEDHECFYMLVDMHAITVWQKPADLRRQCLEALALYLAAGIDPARHTVFIQSHVPQHSELAWILSCIAPLGQLQRMTQFKDKARKNEKNINTGLLTYPVLMAADILLYDADKVPVGEDQKQHLELARDLAQRFNHLYSETFTLPEPWIPPRAEGARIMSLQDPAAKMSKSDSDPNATIFLLDEPGEIKGKIRRAVTDSGDSIAYDPEGRPGVSNLMTLFRAATGEDFASLEQRFAGKGYGAFKEELGEALAAWLTPIRTRTRELLADKPGLEEILRQGAEKARRRAGRMLGKVQRKVGFVQL; translated from the coding sequence ATGGACCCATCGACCCCCGCCCCGACTCCGCCCCGCCTGCCGGTCATCCTGTCAGGCATCCAACCCAGCGGACGCCTGATGATCGGCAACTACCTTGGCGCCATGCGCAACTGGGTCCGGCTGCAGGAGGACCACGAGTGCTTCTACATGCTGGTGGACATGCACGCCATCACCGTCTGGCAGAAGCCCGCCGACCTGCGCCGGCAATGCCTGGAGGCCCTCGCCCTCTACCTGGCGGCGGGAATCGACCCGGCGCGCCACACGGTCTTCATCCAGAGCCACGTTCCCCAGCACAGCGAGCTGGCCTGGATCCTCAGCTGCATCGCACCCCTGGGCCAGCTGCAGCGCATGACCCAGTTCAAGGACAAGGCCCGCAAGAACGAGAAGAACATCAACACGGGCCTGCTCACCTACCCCGTGCTGATGGCCGCCGACATCCTGCTCTACGACGCGGACAAAGTTCCCGTCGGGGAGGACCAGAAGCAGCATCTGGAGTTGGCGCGCGACCTGGCCCAGCGCTTCAACCATCTCTACAGCGAGACTTTCACCCTGCCCGAGCCCTGGATTCCGCCCCGGGCCGAGGGCGCCCGCATCATGAGCCTGCAGGACCCCGCGGCCAAGATGTCCAAGTCCGATTCCGACCCCAACGCCACCATCTTCCTGCTGGACGAGCCGGGGGAGATCAAGGGCAAGATCCGCCGGGCGGTGACGGACTCGGGGGACAGCATCGCCTATGATCCAGAGGGACGACCCGGGGTGAGCAACCTGATGACCCTCTTCCGGGCCGCCACGGGCGAGGACTTCGCCAGCCTGGAGCAGCGCTTCGCCGGCAAGGGCTACGGCGCTTTCAAGGAGGAGCTGGGCGAGGCGCTGGCGGCCTGGCTGACGCCCATCCGCACCCGGACGCGGGAGCTGCTGGCCGACAAGCCGGGGCTGGAGGAGATCCTGCGCCAGGGCGCCGAGAAGGCGCGTCGGAGGGCCGGCCGCATGTTGGGCAAGGTCCAGCGCAAGGTGGGCTTCGTGCAGTTGTGA
- a CDS encoding iron-containing alcohol dehydrogenase — MNPFVFQNPTRIEFGPGVSSRVGEACRALGRRALLVAGQGSARRSGLLDQVEAQLAAAGVEAILHEGVRPNPVLFHVRAGIELARRRQVDLVLAVGGGSVVDSAKAIAAGALAEHDVWDFFSGAATVQAALPLVAVLTLAATGSEMNGGAVVTREETREKTFFSSLHTHPRVSLLDPALTLTLPWEQTANGLSDAFAHVMEPYANTPVARPIVQLELKEALIRCLVDCGARLRRDPLDLEARGDFMWTATMALNGVTSAGMGPAPFPVHLIEHAVSAITDLAHGAGLSALFPGWLRWRLEQPAAAPLAARLARLGERVFGLPASATIQSGAQACIGAIEAWYREIGSPTRLGEAGVGPERHDEIAANVARQAGAWGMDDYHEAAVKEILSSSC, encoded by the coding sequence ATGAATCCCTTCGTCTTCCAGAATCCGACCCGGATCGAGTTCGGCCCCGGCGTGTCGTCCCGGGTGGGCGAGGCCTGCCGCGCCCTGGGCCGGCGGGCCCTGCTCGTGGCCGGGCAGGGCAGCGCGCGCCGCAGCGGCCTGCTGGACCAGGTGGAGGCCCAGCTGGCGGCGGCGGGAGTGGAGGCCATCCTCCACGAGGGGGTGCGGCCCAACCCCGTGCTCTTCCACGTGCGGGCCGGCATCGAGCTGGCGCGGCGCCGGCAGGTCGACCTGGTGCTGGCGGTGGGGGGCGGCAGCGTGGTGGACAGCGCCAAGGCCATCGCCGCCGGCGCCCTGGCCGAGCACGACGTGTGGGACTTCTTCAGCGGCGCGGCCACGGTCCAGGCCGCCCTGCCCCTGGTCGCCGTCCTCACCCTGGCCGCCACCGGCAGCGAGATGAACGGCGGCGCCGTGGTGACGAGGGAGGAGACGCGGGAGAAGACTTTTTTCTCCAGCCTGCACACCCATCCGCGCGTCTCCCTGCTCGACCCCGCCCTCACCCTCACCCTGCCCTGGGAGCAGACGGCCAACGGCCTGTCGGACGCTTTCGCCCACGTGATGGAACCCTATGCCAACACGCCCGTGGCGCGGCCCATCGTCCAGCTGGAGTTGAAGGAGGCCCTCATCCGCTGCCTGGTGGACTGCGGCGCGCGCCTGCGGCGCGACCCCCTCGACCTGGAGGCGCGCGGCGATTTCATGTGGACGGCCACCATGGCCCTCAACGGCGTCACCAGCGCCGGGATGGGGCCGGCCCCCTTTCCCGTCCACCTGATCGAGCATGCGGTGAGCGCCATCACGGACCTGGCCCATGGCGCCGGTCTGTCCGCCCTCTTTCCCGGCTGGCTGCGCTGGCGCCTGGAACAGCCCGCCGCCGCCCCGCTGGCCGCCCGCCTCGCCCGCCTGGGGGAGAGGGTCTTCGGCCTGCCGGCTTCCGCCACCATCCAGTCGGGGGCGCAGGCGTGCATCGGCGCCATCGAGGCCTGGTACCGGGAGATCGGCAGCCCCACCCGCCTGGGCGAGGCGGGGGTGGGTCCGGAGCGGCACGACGAGATCGCCGCCAACGTCGCCCGCCAGGCTGGCGCCTGGGGGATGGACGATTACCACGAGGCCGCCGTCAAGGAGATTCTAAGCTCTTCCTGTTGA
- a CDS encoding ABC transporter permease subunit: MLTLFLAEVAKTSRLARTGIGYAAILVVVPLILWGLAAGGEQLAAQFLRGLEEQFFVVGSVMNGYTATVIVMNFLWVHVPFLITLVAGDILSGEAVRGTWRVWLTRRPARWQVLAAKYLVAQLYALSLVALLAVVSVGVGLLLMGSGDVLVAGADGLVLLAEEEALPRLALAYLCAAAAMACVAALAFWVGTLVEHPIGPIVGSMAILIVLLAVSNLPLALFDGVRPWLPTSHFDVWSLALEDPLPLGELGRSLTCLAAWTALFTGAAAGAFLRKDILS; encoded by the coding sequence GTGTTGACCCTCTTCCTGGCCGAGGTGGCCAAGACCAGCCGTCTGGCCCGCACCGGCATCGGCTACGCCGCCATCCTGGTCGTGGTGCCGCTCATCCTCTGGGGTCTGGCCGCCGGCGGCGAGCAACTGGCCGCCCAGTTCCTGCGCGGCCTCGAGGAGCAGTTCTTCGTCGTGGGCAGCGTGATGAACGGCTACACGGCGACGGTCATTGTCATGAACTTCCTCTGGGTGCACGTTCCCTTCCTCATCACCCTGGTGGCCGGCGACATCCTTTCCGGCGAGGCGGTGCGGGGCACCTGGCGGGTCTGGCTGACGCGGCGTCCCGCGCGCTGGCAGGTGCTGGCCGCCAAATACCTTGTGGCCCAGCTCTACGCTCTCAGCCTGGTGGCCCTCCTGGCCGTGGTGTCGGTCGGCGTCGGCCTGCTGCTGATGGGCAGCGGCGACGTGCTGGTGGCGGGGGCCGACGGCCTGGTCCTGCTGGCCGAGGAGGAGGCGCTTCCCCGTCTCGCCCTGGCCTATCTCTGCGCGGCGGCGGCGATGGCCTGCGTGGCCGCCCTGGCTTTCTGGGTGGGCACCCTGGTGGAACACCCGATCGGACCGATCGTGGGCAGCATGGCCATCCTCATCGTGCTGCTCGCCGTCTCCAACCTGCCCCTGGCGCTCTTCGACGGCGTGCGGCCCTGGCTGCCCACCTCGCACTTCGATGTGTGGAGCCTGGCCCTGGAGGATCCGCTGCCGCTGGGCGAGCTGGGGCGCAGCCTGACATGCCTGGCGGCCTGGACCGCCCTCTTCACCGGGGCGGCCGCCGGCGCCTTCCTGCGGAAGGACATCCTGTCATGA
- a CDS encoding ABC transporter ATP-binding protein, translated as MASSSTFSPDPILAVHGLGKRFGRRMAVEDLTFSLAPGEILGFLGPNGAGKSTTLRMLLGLVRPTSGSFRLLGETFPGGHRRVLAGVGALVERADLYPQLSARDNLRWLGRLQGVRDERRVEEVLAQVGLAARAGDRVKVYSQGMKQRLGLAQAILHRPRLLLLDEPMTGLDPAGMRRMRDWIRRLAGEEGMAVLFSSHLLGEVHLLADRLLVLHRGRRVADGEPGTLFERHGGRRWEILCRDRDRARQILARVPGLCGLEERGGRLAFQAPDLDAPALVAQLAAADLGLAEFRPRDSLEDLLFSLAGGEEPC; from the coding sequence ATGGCCAGCTCATCGACCTTCAGCCCGGATCCCATTCTTGCCGTCCACGGGTTGGGCAAACGCTTTGGCCGGCGGATGGCCGTCGAGGATCTGACCTTCAGCCTGGCGCCTGGTGAGATCCTCGGCTTCCTGGGACCCAACGGGGCCGGCAAGAGCACGACCCTGCGCATGCTGCTCGGCCTGGTCCGCCCCACGTCCGGCAGCTTCCGCCTCCTGGGCGAGACCTTCCCGGGCGGTCATCGGCGCGTCCTGGCCGGCGTGGGCGCCCTGGTCGAGCGGGCTGACCTCTATCCCCAGCTCAGCGCCCGCGACAACCTGCGCTGGCTGGGCCGGCTGCAGGGCGTGCGCGACGAGCGGCGCGTCGAGGAGGTGCTGGCCCAGGTGGGCCTGGCCGCCCGCGCCGGCGACCGCGTCAAGGTGTACAGCCAGGGCATGAAGCAGCGCCTGGGCCTGGCCCAGGCCATCCTCCACCGGCCGCGCCTCCTGCTGCTGGACGAGCCGATGACTGGCCTGGACCCCGCCGGCATGCGCCGCATGCGGGACTGGATCCGCCGCCTGGCCGGCGAGGAGGGCATGGCCGTCCTTTTCTCCAGCCATTTGCTGGGCGAGGTTCACCTGCTCGCCGACCGTCTGCTTGTGCTGCACCGAGGCCGCCGCGTGGCCGACGGGGAGCCGGGCACACTCTTCGAGCGCCACGGCGGTCGGCGCTGGGAGATCCTCTGTCGTGACAGAGACCGCGCCAGACAGATCCTGGCCCGGGTCCCCGGCCTGTGCGGACTGGAGGAGAGGGGCGGGCGCCTGGCCTTCCAGGCGCCGGACCTGGACGCGCCGGCCCTGGTGGCGCAATTGGCCGCCGCCGACCTGGGGCTGGCCGAGTTCCGACCGCGGGATTCACTGGAGGACCTGCTCTTCTCGCTGGCGGGCGGGGAGGAGCCGTGTTGA